In Burkholderia sp. NRF60-BP8, a single window of DNA contains:
- the rpsE gene encoding 30S ribosomal protein S5 → MAKMQAKVQADERDDGLREKMISVNRVTKVVKGGRILGFAALTVVGDGDGRIGMGKGKAKEVPVAVQKAMEQARRNMFKVPLKNGTLQHEVHGKHGASAVLLAPAKAGTGVIAGGPMRAVFDVMGVQNVVAKSHGSTNPYNLVRATLDGLRKQSTPADIAAKRGKSVEDILG, encoded by the coding sequence ATGGCAAAGATGCAAGCGAAAGTTCAGGCTGACGAGCGCGACGACGGCCTTCGCGAAAAGATGATTTCGGTCAATCGCGTGACCAAGGTCGTGAAGGGTGGCCGTATTCTCGGCTTCGCCGCACTGACCGTGGTCGGCGACGGTGATGGCCGCATCGGTATGGGCAAGGGCAAGGCGAAGGAAGTGCCGGTCGCTGTCCAGAAGGCAATGGAACAAGCTCGCCGCAACATGTTCAAGGTGCCGCTCAAGAACGGCACGCTGCAGCACGAAGTGCACGGCAAGCATGGCGCATCCGCTGTCCTCCTCGCTCCGGCGAAGGCAGGTACGGGCGTGATCGCCGGCGGCCCGATGCGCGCAGTGTTCGACGTGATGGGCGTTCAGAACGTCGTGGCGAAGAGCCACGGTTCGACGAACCCGTACAACCTCGTTCGCGCCACGCTGGACGGTCTGCGCAAGCAGTCGACCCCGGCAGACATCGCGGCGAAGCGCGGCAAGTCCGTCGAAGATATTTTGGGCTAA
- the rpmD gene encoding 50S ribosomal protein L30, translating into MSEKTVKVQLVKSLIGTRESHRATVRGLGLRRLNSVSELQDTPAVRGMINKVSYLVKVIA; encoded by the coding sequence ATGTCTGAAAAAACTGTCAAGGTTCAGCTCGTCAAGAGCCTGATCGGGACCCGCGAATCGCACCGCGCAACCGTGCGTGGCCTGGGCCTGCGCCGACTCAACTCGGTTAGCGAGCTGCAGGACACGCCGGCGGTCCGCGGCATGATCAACAAGGTCTCGTACCTCGTTAAGGTCATCGCGTAA
- the rplO gene encoding 50S ribosomal protein L15: MELNNLKPAAGAKHAKRRVGRGIGSGLGKTAGRGHKGQKSRSGGFHKVGFEGGQMPLQRRLPKRGFTSLTKEFVGEVRLGDLEKLPVDEIDLLALKQAGLVGELTKSAKIIATGELKRKIVVKGLGATKGARAAIEAAGGSFAE, from the coding sequence ATGGAATTGAATAACCTGAAGCCGGCCGCTGGCGCCAAGCACGCCAAGCGTCGCGTCGGTCGTGGCATCGGTTCGGGCCTCGGCAAGACGGCTGGCCGTGGTCACAAGGGTCAGAAATCGCGTTCGGGCGGCTTCCACAAAGTCGGTTTCGAAGGCGGTCAGATGCCGCTGCAACGTCGTCTGCCGAAGCGCGGCTTCACGTCGCTGACGAAGGAATTCGTCGGTGAAGTGCGCCTGGGCGACCTCGAGAAGCTGCCGGTCGACGAGATCGATCTGCTCGCACTGAAGCAAGCCGGCCTGGTCGGCGAGCTGACGAAGAGCGCAAAGATCATCGCGACGGGCGAACTGAAGCGCAAGATCGTCGTGAAGGGTCTCGGTGCCACCAAGGGTGCGCGCGCTGCGATCGAAGCGGCTGGCGGTTCGTTCGCCGAGTGA